Within Dermacentor albipictus isolate Rhodes 1998 colony chromosome 3, USDA_Dalb.pri_finalv2, whole genome shotgun sequence, the genomic segment atacacggctgaacatgctttggttcgtttctggccttccttggatcgtgtgatatgttctgtaccccgcaacacggccttggaacatagagatctaaggcatttgccttaaaaattacgttttctcttcgccagcctATAGATACACATCaggttccccgctcgaagccGAGCTGAgatagcacacgcttttcacgcaagcgacaagcgctagagaagcctcttgtaatcgaaacaaaccctgatttataaatcaggtgcccacatttgaactgtgctgctgctacggcttaataaaaataaaaagcgcagcagcccgcttgccgatgctgcggaaacacggcgggctacgaagaccggatggtgccgcggcacccacctgcactgcagcgctcctagcggcagccgccggcattcattgcatccggtgccacccgggaggccgcggacggcacactagccagtatattctaggcactatacttAGAACGCAGAGCTAtcaaaagaaatttaacgaagaagaagacgcatgtactgtgtgtggtaaatatgtagaaacaatggaacacctcatactaaaatgtgatggtatcaatcccgatgtcgatgcggccacagtcacccttcctgaggccctagggttcagagatgatcacgacctactgaactccagacctgcacagatctccctcctccagcacgcctggtctagttcgtccattttgccgctagggaaagaacgtacgagcagagtggcgctagttataacctgttcgctgtcgtctgcttctgcgatctgttcagcgcttgtcttgccatttcggcaggcacaaagcgcttgtattggcggtaaatgactaaattcacaaatatacaaaagaagacatatttgcgaatgctttgcgtttgaattgTGAAACTAGAAGatgatgagcggtgcaagaaatgtaaacaacgagcataggtggccgctgcaatgctagatcgacggcataaatttccctttcctagcctccttaggagactggaaaaattgtttaaaaagattcataggataatctagcttcttttagttgattacagacaaccatcagacagcctaatgtcgtagatgacattaggatttactgctgtgtgccgtagtgaaaggctgGTAAAAGTATTCATGAGTAAGCttcctccgcccgatatgtgcaataggttgaccaattctgtttcaaggaaaggtacatgagcatatcttgtttttaatgtcgttggatgtctagctcagtagaaagcttgcaaaaatgatcccagtgctttaaagcgtgctgcactgcaggtcttaaatcgtgtcacggaactcttttcaaactgtaaagctaggttTCCTGCGTGGTaaggcggcagcataacggtggtgcttaagatacgtacgcagtgaagctgtgtgcgtaattcactttttgaactcacgatgcattcacggacaacttttaagagttaaaatgagtggtaatcgttctgtcgtcgaacatttcGGTAGCTttaagtttctaaagagcgcagaaacgaattttacaacgtatacaataaaactgttgtgtactttgcgaactctataagcaatgtgatttataataatatgcttgaaaaaggcaataggagcggctatcgctattttagagagcagcggactacacgctccgacattttgtaggttcgggcagtcaacttttgaagccgagtgaccgatcaaagccgtgtgacatcactgtcactgtgttagcaaaaatcatcaactagacaagcagttcatcacaacacaacagctgctgtactaattacaacgccgcacagccgcccaccgcgtagcagacgaacaggttataaaagcgccacctatgGCCGTCggtcgaacgaaagtgggcgcaagctgctcccatagaagccggatatctgtgcaggtctggagttccagtaggtcgtgataatgatagtcatgtaaataaatgtgcggtggaaattagcaaaaggcgattggaggattggtggctcaaaagcagagaggtgacataaagttaaaagggtaggaagacgtatttaaagaaaatcgagaaattcaataacacacaacacagataaaaataaaaggcaaaatcaTGATGGCAacgccaccatgctcagatttttattttgcgttttatttttatctgtgttttctctatttctttaggtacgtcttcctacccttttaaccttatgtcatctctctgcttttgagccaccaatcctccaatcgccttttgctaggTTTACTTAGAGTTACTGtacagcacggaggaaggaaactaaggagaagCCCTgcttgtgaagcaaaagtgaagccggaagttggcgttgctcatggcgatgctccgccttttgtgccaccctcctctcttgttcacatctttcgcgaaaccacgccgcgctgcgcgtggtgtcgcgcgcggagcgcgcgcgctcgcgcaacatccggcagaacttgagactgactccaaccaaataactgaattttattagcccgacgtttcggagcccattcggctccttcttcagggggttgttcttcggggggtggcggtgtgccacttttaaagcgtcttttttgaagaaagtaggggggggggaacacgggaggtggggagacactccacagaccgaaaggtgggggggaacaaaaggaaaggggggttgtgttgttgaccgcttccaaggtgctgcgatgaccggtgctgggtggagtgctcacgagggtgcccttgatgggccgcggggggggggggaggttacagggtcgcgccgacgttctgtgttggtgaaacgagcgggagtctatctggctgtgcgtccttttcttcttttcgtcatgtcgccaaggccatggacatagaccgagggacctcccgtgttcccccccctactttcttcaaaaaagacgctttaaaagtggcacaccgccaccccccgaagaacaaccccctgaagaaggagccgaatgggctccgaaacgtcgggctaataaaattcagttatttggttggagtcagtctcaagttctaatcaatttcccaaccagacaggcaattctgtcgaaatgtttagcttcaacatccggcagagcacggtgcaggtaacagcgctacaagacacggtgactaacgcaaacccgcccacacagcgcctttgcgacggcacgaaacctaccagagcaacacgtgtgagcgctcaaaaaatcagaacaacgccgccattgtggcccaaaaaacgtgaccatgcagcaaaaaaaataaaaaagcagcaaaaagaaagagaacctatacgtcatttctgccacacttttctcctagcgcgcggagggggtagggtctctccttagtttccttcctccgtgctgtaCAGTAACTCTAGGTTTACTAGGTTTACTGGTTGAGCAACGCCATCTGGCACCCGCCccgctaagttccatgcgctgccgcacgacctactgaactacagacctgcacagatctccctcctccagcacgcctggtctagttcgccctttttgccgctagggaaagaacgtacgagcagagtggcgctagtcataacctgttcgctgtcgtctgcttctgcgatctgttcagcgcttgtcttgccatttcggcaggcacaaagcgcttgttttggcggtaaatgaataaattcacaaatatacaaaagaagacatatttgcgaatgctttgcgttttaatagtgaaactagaagaggatgagcggtgcaagaaatgtaaacaacgagcagaggtggccgctgcaatgctagatcaacggcataaatttccctttcctagcctccttaagatactggaaaaattgtttaaaaatattcataggataatctagctttctttagttgattacagacagcctaatgtcgtagatgacattaggatttactactgtgtgccgtagtgaaaggaagatgatctggtaaaagtatagtaaaagtattcactagtaagtcctccacccgatatgtgcaatagtgtgatcgattctgtttcaagagaaggtgagcatatcttgtttttaatatcgttggatgtctagctcagtagaaagcgcgcaaaaaattaagcgatcccaatgctttaaaacgtgctgcagtgcaggccttaaaaatcgtgtcacggaactcttttcaaactgtaaagctagcttttccgcgtagtacggcggcagcataacggtggtgctgaagatacgtacgcagtgaagctgtgtgcgtaattcactttttgagctcgtgacgcattcacggacaacatttaagagttaaaatgagtggtaatcgttctgtcgtcgaacattacggtggcttcaagtttctaaagagcgcagacgcgaactttacaacgtgtacaatgaaactgttgggtacgttgcgaactctatacacaatggcatttataataatctccttgaaaaaggcagtgggagcggctatttaacgctattttagagagcagcggactacacgctccgacattctttaggttcggggagtcaacttttggagccaacttaccgatcaaagccttgtgacatctctgtcactgtgttagcaaaaatcatcaactagagaagcagttcgtcgcaacaccacagctgccgtactacttacaacgccgcacaaccgcccaccgcgtagcagacgaacaggttataaaagcgccacctacggcagtcggttgaacgaaagtgggcgcaagttgctcccatagaagccggatatctgtgcaggtctggagttccagtaggtcgtgcgCTGCCgccataggtgttctgtgctgcCGCCatgctgccgctgcttattttcgtaccactgcgGAAGGTGCAGTTTGCCTTCTCTAATGTTGGTTCTTATTCTTTAGAATTGCGCCAACCGAACGGTTGTGTAACGTTCTTGCCGTTCTTACACATTTTTGGCTTTTGTAGGACTTGTGCTACCATTATTTGCGCATTACGTATTTTTTTCACCGTCTTGTGACTGCGTGGCGACAGTGAACTCGCTGCGGATAGTTTCAAGAACTTCGCTATTTTTGATACAATCGCGTTTTGGATCGTACATGCCAGAAATGTGCGCAGCAGCGCACCACTATCACTACGGCGATGGCCGTGCTTCGAGCGCAGAAATGTATCTACACCGGCTTTCGGGCCAAGAAAAGGAGCCGCACATTGTGAGTGTCGACCACAGTTACGCCAAGGCGTGGAATGCCCACCCGGACTCGCACCATGCAAAACCAGCAAAGCTTCTCTTCATGAAGGATGTATTTTTTTCTGAGAGTAAGACAGGAATCCGCGAAAATGTTGTGGTGAATGTCGAAACTTGGAAAGGTGTGGACACACCTCCATACGATGGCAGTAAGACGCGTAACCTTATGAGCGAATGCGAGCGCAGCGCATCCGTTTCATCCAGGCCGGACGCAGACGCAACCATGTGGGATGAAAATGTGAAAAAGCTGGGCTGGACCAGCTCTCAGCATCGAGCGTTCAACCATGTTATGCGACTCCTTCACGCGGACCGGTTGGCACGACTAGCCTACAACAACAATGCCAATGAGCCAGTTCTGCGGCGACTGGCCGTGGACCGGACTGCTCGTCGGCTGAGGCGCATCATGGGGTTGTTTAGCTGGGACTTGAAACTGCTCCAGTGGCTGCATCAGCTGTTGATGGAAAAAGCCACTGTCTCCTATGTTGCAGCCTATATGGACGCTTTGCAAGCCCTGAGGGCGCAGATCCCTCAGCTCATCGACAAGCTGGTGGCTCGGCAAGCAACGCCCGGGCGCTCGACCGGCCCAGATGCCGTGGGTATGCTGCTGCGACGCCCTTGGGACCCAGTGGCGCCTTTCCTGAGTCAGCACAAGCCAAAACGGCTGCCCTGTTCTCCTCTGCTGGTGGTGTGCCCAGGCGGCCCACGACCCCAGGCGGCTGGTCTGCCCCGCTCCAAATTTTGGACCTCTCAGCTATCCGTGCTGGGCAAGCTGGTGGCCGTAGATCCTGTGCCGACTACGCCGCCAAACGCCAGCCTCAACCAGGTACTGGAGGCCATGGTGGCTGCTGCACGGGCCAAGGTCCTTGAGCTCAAGAGCCATTTTTCGTCAAGGCCTATCATCTTAATTGGATGGATGATAGGCGGCCTTGTTGCATGTCAAGTTTCATTGATGGAGTCTGTTGCCGCTGTCGTGTGCTTCGGTTTCCCGCTAGTTGGGCTGAGTGGATCCCGAGACGTGGATGACCCGCTGCTGGATAGCCACACACCTACACTGTTTGTGGTCGGCCAGAATGCCCTGTCGTGCAGCATGGACGAGCTGGAGAACTTCCGAGAGCACATGAAGGCGGTGTCAGGCCTTGTGGTGGTCGGTGGAGCCGATGATTCACTTCACATGTGTGCCCTCAAAAAGCGTCTTGAGGGCGTTACTCAGTCGATGGTGGATCGGTGCGTCTTGGATGAAGTTGGGTCATTTCTGCAATGGGTGCTTAGTGCACCACACATGGGTCCAGCTGGAAGCATGGCATCTAAGGTCACAGCTGCTACAGCTACATCTCTTGCTGCACGGCGATGTTCGCAGGCTCCACTGCCTGAAAGCTCATGCCAAGTTGCCCTTGGTCGTCGTCAAGGCCGACAATATCGATCTCATTTCCACCACCAATCCTCTTCTGGGAGCTCCAACATGGACAGTGTAATTTGTTCAAGCTCGAAATCCAGCTTTGTTGCAACTGGTATGCACACAAAGCGTGGTTCTGGACGCCGTGTTGGGAGACCCCCTAAGCAGGTCACCGAAAAACCTGCCTTTAGCAGCTTCGCACCCCTGAAAGTGCCTCGTCCCCTGGCAGGACAACAGCGCAAGCGTACCCTTGTAGCACCCACTACATGGCCAGCTGGCAGCCCATCCCAACCAACCTTGCAAAGTGAGAATTGCATTCTGCCTGGCCCACCGCCAGCCCCTGATGATACAGTGCCATTGAGTGAGCTAGTAAGTCACTCAAGTGAGGTTGACCTCATGCCGACATCTTCACTTTGGTCACAGTCCCTCATAGCTGACCCACAAAGCAGTCCCTGCTTCAGCTCTTCACCAATGTCATCACCCATGAGAAAATTTCAGCAGAAGGTTCATTGCACAGGCAAGCCTTTAGACACACCCCCACAGTTGGCTCTGTGTGTTGCCGGTGAGGGTGAACTCCAGCATACACTTGATGCATGTTCGGCAAACAGCACAGCAGAAGAACGGCTCAAGGAGGAAGGCAAGTTTGTTAGCTTGGCAGATGGTGGTGTCCGAACAAGCCAGCTACAAAAGAGTCTCCAGCCGTTGAACGAGCTACAAGCTGTGTGCTCAACGCAAGCGGCAAATAGCCCATTCTGCCAAATGGTGCTGCCGGCCAGCCGGGCTATTTCCATGGTTGTGACACCAACTAAGATGGAGCTGCATTCAGGACACTCCGGCATTTGCAGCTTAAGTGGGCTACCCCTTGGCCACACTGCAAGTAAGGAGATACTGCAGCCACTGCAGTGTGTACGAAGTAGAGAGTCCAGTGCACTGGAAATGCTGGCAGAGGCATCAAGCACTCACCGTGACAGTGACTCTTCTGTCTGTAGCACATCACAGATGCCACCTACAAAGACTTTGGGTACATCCCATGCTGTAAAAGGCATGCCTAGCAGGTACAAAGCCTCCTTCTCACTGCCttcaacagcagcaacaagaacaagaaaggtTCGAATGCCACGTTTCTATGACAGCTGATGTAGCCTAGCCATCATTAAAAATGTACCAGAAAAAGGAAACGTCTGAGTGGAAGTTACTGGGTCAAGCATCATGCATCACCTGCAGCAATTAGTCTGTTTTTGTCACCCACACACACCCAGTAATTTGGTCCACAGCTTCTCAATAGAAAAGGAATGTGCACACAGTAGAATTCTTTTTGCGTTGAACTTGAATTCAGTATCAATTAGATATGGTGCACCAGTAATTATATTTAAATTTTACATAAAGAAATAGGCTGCACCTTTAACATGTTCATTGCTGTAGCACTTGGTCTTTATTCCTGTACATGAAGACCTACCTTATCCTATGCTTGTCCCATTCCTCAGTGTGTCATGATTCAATGGTAAGTAACAAGAGTGTGCTCCTTTGTAACTTCCTCATAGTGTAGAGAGGTCAGATACAAACGACATGTCAGGTACAAAGCAACAAGATTTTTTCCTCTCCTTTGGTTTCTAGCAAAAGTGTTGCTTGTGCACTGCAGGAAAGCCCTGCACAGGGGGAACAATTGCGATCACCCACATTGCTGTAAACTTGTTATACGAAGTATGGACATGCGATTTGCTTGTCATTCTTTTTTctactgtctatagacatttgccaATTCGGTAATTATGGTATGAAGCATTAATTCCTCTATAACATAATGGGTAATTGCCATCCTTTATTGTGACAGAAGTAATTTTAAGCATGTTGTTGTGGACCATAAGTGAGGTAACCGATTCAAATTGGTGAATCATTGATCTTGCCATGAACTGGGTTTAGTCAGTTTGTGTGTGCCATACTAAAGTGCATCAAGCCATCCCTTGGAACACCAAATTTGTCCTGTGCCTTATGATGGGCCTGTGCATTCAGCACAGGATAACAACCAAAAAGACGATGGGGACACAGTGTTTTAAGAAAAGACCAGCCAAAGAAAGACGCACGCAGGAAACATAGAAAAAGACTGGGACCAGCCTCTTTGCTGTCTTgtatgttttctctctctctctgtgtgtgtgtgtgtgtgtgcttgttttttttttcgctggtttttttttaatgcaatgcaccaactagcctaacaATGTGTTTTACTAGACACTTTGTTGTCGGAGAAGTAACGATAGAGAATCCGCTTGTATGCAGGACCTAAAATTCTACTGGAATAGATTATCCTGCAAATTTCAGTTGGGTGGCTGCTTAGCTCTGCAACCATATGTCCCTAATAAAAGCCCACAGACTATGTATTGGCCACAAATTTTACAGAACATGAAGTGAGAAAAACATGAATATATGCACAGCCTCGCAGCGTAGCCTAGTATTCACATTTACAGCGTCTCCCAATAtgtgtgaacaacattgtgatgttcgtTTTTACTGACTACTGTTGCAGGCTGCTCGGAAATAGAACATTTTCTGAGATCCGTGTAGGCCGTAAGCTTTTGTGGTTGAGTGTACCTACATTAAATGTTCATCTCAGCTGAAATCTATATAAAACATGTTTCATAGTAGAGTGTGCTGCAATGACCAAGGGAATGAGACTTCTTTGACAGAACAGCTTACCGTCGCAGAAGTTTGCTCATGCATGGCATTCGGTGGTGGGTATTGTTTGGTACTATATACAGGTGCCGCACTGGTTTCTTCTCATTGAATTAAGCCTGTATATGTGTGTTTGCAGCATTATTTGATATGTAGTGGCCACCACACCCTCTCCAGCGTTCATTATACCCTGACAAAAAAATTAATTTGTTTCACTCTGCCCTTGTTATAGATTATGCCCATTTCTGACCTTCATCTTGATACGTGGCTGCGTAAATCTGAAGAGTGCCAAGTGCATGTGCAAACGAGTTGCTTATTCGTTCTTGATGCTTCACTGGTACTTATAAAACTGTGCATCATGACGTTTAAtctaatgaca encodes:
- the Rcd1 gene encoding KAT8 regulatory NSL complex subunit 3; its protein translation is MPEMCAAAHHYHYGDGRASSAEMYLHRLSGQEKEPHIVSVDHSYAKAWNAHPDSHHAKPAKLLFMKDVFFSESKTGIRENVVVNVETWKGVDTPPYDGSKTRNLMSECERSASVSSRPDADATMWDENVKKLGWTSSQHRAFNHVMRLLHADRLARLAYNNNANEPVLRRLAVDRTARRLRRIMGLFSWDLKLLQWLHQLLMEKATVSYVAAYMDALQALRAQIPQLIDKLVARQATPGRSTGPDAVGMLLRRPWDPVAPFLSQHKPKRLPCSPLLVVCPGGPRPQAAGLPRSKFWTSQLSVLGKLVAVDPVPTTPPNASLNQVLEAMVAAARAKVLELKSHFSSRPIILIGWMIGGLVACQVSLMESVAAVVCFGFPLVGLSGSRDVDDPLLDSHTPTLFVVGQNALSCSMDELENFREHMKAVSGLVVVGGADDSLHMCALKKRLEGVTQSMVDRCVLDEVGSFLQWVLSAPHMGPAGSMASKVTAATATSLAARRCSQAPLPESSCQVALGRRQGRQYRSHFHHQSSSGSSNMDSVICSSSKSSFVATGMHTKRGSGRRVGRPPKQVTEKPAFSSFAPLKVPRPLAGQQRKRTLVAPTTWPAGSPSQPTLQSENCILPGPPPAPDDTVPLSELVSHSSEVDLMPTSSLWSQSLIADPQSSPCFSSSPMSSPMRKFQQKVHCTGKPLDTPPQLALCVAGEGELQHTLDACSANSTAEERLKEEGKFVSLADGGVRTSQLQKSLQPLNELQAVCSTQAANSPFCQMVLPASRAISMVVTPTKMELHSGHSGICSLSGLPLGHTASKEILQPLQCVRSRESSALEMLAEASSTHRDSDSSVCSTSQMPPTKTLGTSHAVKGMPSRYKASFSLPSTAATRTRKVRMPRFYDS